The proteins below are encoded in one region of Polynucleobacter sp. AP-Elch-400A-B2:
- a CDS encoding MFS transporter yields the protein MKTSQAFKTLLLYRIGATLSYQIMMVAVGWHIYEITNSVISLGLIGLAELIPYFALALYAGHAVDRHSRKWIAAIACTFHIAVALFLVAIALDWLAPPVPLIYLAVAFLGLARALLRPSYQAIFGQIIPRDQMPRYTAYASSAFQICVVTGPGLGGLMIGFAGLEWTYALAALSGAIGLYGVSFIRIKHEKSEGMSNDFLKSFLEGFHYVRKHELIVSIMLLDMFAVLFGGAVSILPAFVKEVLNAGPETLGILRAAPAAGAVITGLYLARRPLLEDSGRHLLLSVSGFGIAIIAFGLSNNLWLCALFLFISGCFDSISVVIRGSIMQLTTPDQMRGRISAINGIFIGSSNELGALESGIAASLMGLVPSIVFGGGATLLVVLLTYKLAPQLKNLNLKDLT from the coding sequence ATGAAAACTAGCCAAGCCTTCAAAACTCTGCTGCTCTACCGCATAGGCGCAACCCTGAGCTATCAAATCATGATGGTTGCAGTGGGTTGGCATATCTATGAGATTACCAATAGCGTCATTTCCCTTGGTCTGATTGGTCTTGCGGAACTCATTCCCTACTTTGCATTAGCCCTCTATGCTGGCCATGCAGTAGATCGCCATTCTCGAAAATGGATCGCTGCGATTGCTTGCACCTTTCACATTGCCGTTGCCTTGTTTCTAGTTGCAATAGCTCTTGACTGGTTGGCCCCGCCCGTTCCCTTGATTTATTTAGCGGTAGCTTTTTTAGGTTTAGCTCGTGCACTATTGCGCCCTTCTTATCAAGCCATCTTTGGACAAATTATTCCCCGAGATCAAATGCCGCGCTATACCGCTTATGCATCCTCTGCATTTCAGATTTGCGTGGTAACTGGGCCGGGTCTAGGCGGACTCATGATTGGATTTGCTGGGTTGGAGTGGACCTATGCTCTAGCTGCGTTGAGTGGAGCAATCGGCCTCTATGGAGTGAGCTTCATTCGCATAAAACATGAAAAGTCAGAAGGCATGAGCAATGATTTCTTAAAAAGCTTTTTGGAAGGTTTTCATTACGTCCGAAAACACGAACTGATTGTCAGCATCATGCTGCTCGACATGTTTGCTGTACTTTTTGGCGGCGCAGTATCGATACTCCCCGCCTTTGTTAAAGAGGTTCTCAATGCTGGTCCTGAAACCCTAGGAATTCTGAGGGCAGCGCCAGCAGCTGGAGCCGTGATTACAGGCCTTTACTTAGCGCGTCGACCCCTACTAGAAGATTCGGGGAGGCATTTATTGTTATCAGTCAGCGGCTTTGGGATTGCCATTATTGCCTTTGGACTTTCTAACAATCTTTGGCTGTGTGCACTCTTCTTATTTATCTCTGGTTGCTTTGACTCTATCTCGGTAGTCATCCGTGGCAGCATTATGCAATTGACTACCCCAGATCAGATGCGGGGCAGGATCAGTGCGATCAATGGGATATTTATTGGCTCCTCTAATGAATTGGGGGCACTTGAATCTGGAATTGCAGCCAGTCTGATGGGACTTGTTCCATCAATCGTATTTGGAGGAGGAGCGACCTTGCTGGTTGTCTTGCTGACCTACAAGCTTGCGCCTCAACTAAAAAACCTTAATCTCAAAGACCTTACCTAG
- a CDS encoding 3-hydroxyacyl-CoA dehydrogenase family protein — MLFTPSETKVIIVGGGTMGADVAAVCARGGCAVQVLEPTTERRALLPDYFANTMIDLGYEHRLHLLSTAGSLEEIDWSEIDLVIECVPERLDIKQELFAKLEQYAKPEAVLASNSTSFPISDISAGLKTAARMIGLHFFMPAHLVPCVEVVYGTKTSPMVGESLSRLMTACGMVPVAVKKDLPGFLANRLQHALSREAFAMVDAGIASLEDIDKAVRFGFGFRYIAAGPAMQRDHAGLDVHGAGGATIYPTLNNSPDIAKCLSDRIASGKLGMKTGEGFYSWTAETMKAERERYQEALREGLKIIQKDLPKID; from the coding sequence ATGTTATTTACCCCATCTGAAACTAAAGTCATCATCGTTGGTGGCGGCACTATGGGTGCTGATGTAGCGGCGGTTTGTGCACGCGGGGGTTGTGCGGTTCAGGTGCTGGAACCTACGACCGAGCGCCGTGCACTTTTACCGGATTATTTTGCCAACACCATGATCGATCTGGGTTATGAGCACCGCTTACATTTACTCTCGACAGCTGGTTCTTTGGAAGAGATAGATTGGTCTGAAATCGACTTGGTAATTGAATGCGTGCCTGAACGCTTGGATATTAAGCAAGAGTTATTTGCCAAGCTAGAGCAGTATGCAAAACCAGAAGCGGTCTTGGCGAGCAATAGCACCAGCTTTCCAATTAGTGATATTTCAGCGGGACTAAAAACAGCGGCACGAATGATTGGCTTGCATTTCTTCATGCCTGCACACTTAGTACCTTGCGTTGAAGTGGTCTATGGTACAAAGACTTCGCCGATGGTGGGCGAAAGTCTGTCTCGTTTGATGACGGCTTGCGGTATGGTTCCCGTTGCCGTGAAAAAAGATTTACCAGGCTTCTTGGCAAATCGCTTACAGCATGCCTTATCGCGTGAAGCTTTCGCCATGGTCGACGCCGGCATTGCTAGCTTAGAAGATATCGATAAGGCCGTTCGCTTTGGCTTTGGCTTTCGTTATATTGCCGCAGGACCTGCAATGCAGAGAGACCATGCAGGACTTGATGTGCATGGTGCCGGCGGTGCAACAATTTACCCAACTCTCAATAACTCCCCGGATATTGCCAAGTGTTTAAGTGATCGTATCGCTAGTGGCAAGCTGGGTATGAAAACAGGCGAAGGTTTTTATTCTTGGACTGCAGAGACCATGAAGGCCGAGCGAGAGCGCTACCAGGAGGCCTTACGTGAAGGCCTGAAGATTATTCAAAAAGATTTGCCTAAGATTGACTGA
- a CDS encoding 2-hydroxyacid dehydrogenase codes for MIPVNSVLQVGQFPEVMQAAVDRRISPVRFPDLKADLPPGSFESILIRSNTQLPAQLLEKLPTVKMVATCGVGYDNLPLDYLKAHGIKASNTPGVLNDAVCELAIGMLFGLLRRIPQAYEFVKSAAWSKGLFTVTTTLAGKQVGIAGMGRIGQDLAKRLEPFKVNLAYTGPTRKELPYEYFPDIQSLAKASDVLFLACPATPETEKMMNAEVLKALGPQGYLINIARGSVVDEAALLVALQQKWIAGAALDVFENEPNPNPEFLNLDNVLLTPHIGSATSETRQLMTNLAIDNLEAFYNKRPLLTEVKN; via the coding sequence ATGATTCCAGTCAATTCAGTGCTGCAGGTCGGGCAATTTCCTGAGGTAATGCAAGCGGCAGTTGACCGGCGCATTAGCCCGGTTCGCTTTCCCGACCTCAAGGCCGATCTACCACCAGGCTCTTTTGAGAGTATTTTGATTCGCTCAAACACCCAGCTACCCGCCCAATTACTCGAGAAACTCCCGACGGTAAAGATGGTGGCCACTTGTGGCGTAGGTTATGACAATCTTCCCCTCGATTACCTGAAGGCCCATGGAATCAAAGCCAGTAATACCCCAGGCGTGTTAAATGACGCGGTTTGCGAGCTAGCCATTGGCATGCTCTTTGGCTTATTACGTCGCATTCCCCAGGCTTACGAGTTTGTTAAAAGCGCTGCCTGGTCCAAGGGTTTATTTACCGTCACCACCACGCTTGCTGGCAAGCAGGTCGGGATTGCAGGGATGGGTCGCATTGGACAAGATCTAGCAAAACGTTTAGAGCCGTTTAAGGTGAATTTGGCTTACACCGGCCCAACCCGAAAAGAGCTGCCTTACGAGTACTTTCCTGATATCCAATCGTTAGCAAAGGCCTCTGATGTTCTGTTTCTTGCTTGCCCTGCCACGCCAGAAACAGAAAAAATGATGAATGCTGAAGTCCTAAAGGCTCTAGGTCCACAGGGCTATCTAATCAATATTGCACGCGGTAGCGTAGTGGATGAGGCTGCACTTTTAGTTGCACTGCAGCAAAAATGGATTGCCGGGGCAGCGCTTGACGTATTTGAAAATGAACCTAATCCAAACCCCGAGTTCTTAAATCTCGATAATGTTCTATTAACTCCGCATATTGGCAGTGCAACCTCCGAAACGCGGCAATTGATGACAAATTTAGCAATAGATAACTTAGAAGCTTTCTATAATAAAAGACCACTTCTGACTGAAGTAAAAAATTAA
- a CDS encoding dihydrodipicolinate synthase family protein: protein MTMTLHPSTLPAVLSPVLTPFKADGSPDTQKLLKQCQWLEANGVGQAIFGTNSEANSISAPQKMDTLSALVQGGLNPAHMMPGTGATSIDATVTMTRHAVQHKCAGVLMLPPFYYKDVTDDGLFAFYSEVIQKVGDAGLQIYIYNIPPVTKINLSLSLLERLAKAYPKTIVGMKDSSGDWAYTESVIKLLAPSGFRVYAGSEVFLMRTLHAGGVGCISATANVNPKAIAQLAAHWQESDADQHQTALDQVRSIFAQYQMIAGMKTAVAHYSKDSEWLRVRPPLMQLSADQQAKLLGELQKINFSMPGL, encoded by the coding sequence ATGACAATGACCTTACACCCCTCAACACTTCCTGCGGTGCTCTCGCCTGTATTGACTCCGTTTAAAGCTGACGGCAGCCCAGATACACAAAAATTACTCAAACAATGCCAATGGCTCGAAGCCAATGGTGTTGGCCAAGCAATCTTCGGCACAAATTCAGAAGCCAATTCCATCTCAGCTCCACAAAAAATGGATACGCTATCAGCACTCGTTCAAGGCGGCCTGAATCCCGCCCATATGATGCCTGGCACTGGCGCCACTTCGATTGATGCCACTGTCACAATGACCCGTCATGCCGTTCAGCACAAATGTGCTGGCGTATTGATGCTGCCTCCGTTCTATTACAAAGATGTCACAGATGATGGTTTGTTTGCCTTTTACTCAGAAGTCATTCAAAAAGTGGGTGATGCTGGTTTACAAATTTACATTTACAACATCCCGCCAGTTACCAAGATTAATTTGAGTCTCTCTCTTTTAGAGCGCCTTGCAAAAGCCTATCCAAAAACAATCGTTGGCATGAAAGATAGTTCTGGAGATTGGGCTTATACAGAATCCGTGATTAAATTATTGGCCCCATCCGGTTTCAGGGTTTATGCTGGTAGCGAAGTCTTTCTCATGCGTACCTTGCACGCTGGTGGTGTAGGCTGCATCTCTGCCACAGCTAACGTAAACCCTAAAGCGATCGCTCAATTAGCAGCCCATTGGCAAGAATCTGATGCAGATCAACACCAAACCGCTCTAGATCAAGTACGCTCGATTTTTGCTCAATATCAAATGATTGCTGGTATGAAAACTGCAGTTGCGCATTACAGTAAGGATTCAGAGTGGTTGCGTGTACGCCCACCACTCATGCAACTGAGCGCAGACCAGCAGGCAAAGTTATTGGGCGAGCTACAAAAAATAAATTTCAGCATGCCGGGCCTTTGA
- a CDS encoding TAXI family TRAP transporter solute-binding subunit: MKLIKTIAVSITMLFGTAQAQNISIATGGTGGVYYPMGGGLASVLSKHVPGMSATAEVTGGSVDNLKLVGTGKPYVGFAMADAAKDAQDGEDKFKGKPVDLRNLLILYPNLMHVATVESTGIKTMKDLKGKRISTGSPGSATEVMAFRLLEAAGLDKDKDVKRERLSVAESVNAVKDRKIDAFFWVGGLPTAAVTDLANSPGMKIVMIDTTAEVPAMNKKYGNLYFPTVITKQTYSGMEKDNKVAAVANLLVVNASMSDAEAYKIVKAIFDNQLELVRSHAEYRNIKLENQKANASPIAYHPGALKYFKEKGIKVN, translated from the coding sequence ATGAAGCTTATAAAAACAATTGCCGTATCTATCACGATGCTGTTCGGTACTGCACAAGCACAAAACATTTCTATCGCAACTGGCGGTACTGGTGGCGTTTATTACCCAATGGGTGGAGGCTTAGCCTCAGTCTTATCCAAGCATGTTCCAGGAATGTCAGCAACTGCTGAAGTGACAGGTGGCTCGGTTGATAATTTAAAGCTCGTCGGCACTGGTAAACCTTACGTTGGTTTCGCAATGGCTGATGCTGCCAAAGATGCTCAAGATGGTGAGGATAAATTCAAGGGTAAGCCAGTAGATTTACGTAACCTACTCATACTGTATCCAAACCTCATGCACGTTGCTACCGTGGAATCTACTGGCATTAAGACCATGAAAGATCTCAAAGGTAAGCGCATCAGTACAGGCTCACCAGGAAGCGCTACTGAAGTAATGGCCTTTCGCTTGTTAGAGGCTGCAGGGCTGGACAAAGATAAAGACGTCAAGCGCGAGCGTTTGAGCGTTGCAGAATCTGTCAATGCTGTCAAAGACCGCAAGATTGACGCTTTCTTTTGGGTAGGCGGATTACCAACTGCTGCCGTTACCGACTTAGCAAATAGTCCTGGCATGAAAATTGTCATGATTGACACTACTGCTGAAGTTCCTGCTATGAATAAAAAATATGGCAATCTTTATTTCCCAACCGTAATTACAAAGCAAACTTATAGCGGTATGGAGAAAGACAATAAAGTTGCAGCGGTTGCCAATCTTTTGGTTGTGAACGCCTCGATGTCTGATGCAGAGGCATACAAAATTGTTAAAGCTATTTTTGATAATCAGCTTGAACTTGTCCGCTCACATGCTGAGTACAGAAATATCAAGTTAGAGAACCAAAAAGCAAATGCCTCACCAATTGCCTATCATCCAGGCGCACTCAAGTACTTTAAAGAAAAAGGTATCAAAGTAAACTAA
- a CDS encoding TRAP transporter fused permease subunit, producing MNQNVIDNETQAKLDAFIKQEEGDSNDYKGLLAIFITLVAIGMSLFHLYAAYSIVPTHQLRVIHVALVLFLVFLSFPIAARFKNQLKFWDVLFAICSVAIAYYILAGGDDLMDRNTAPNSTDVMVGIALILLILEGVRRTNGMVLVTVTVLFLLYAFFGNYLPAPWTHKGYDLDRLVGYMYMSLEGIYGTAVDVSATLIILFTIFGAFLQFTGAGKFFIDFSFAAMGGKSSGVGRTIVLSSFLMGGPSGSGVATTVTVGSVAAPMLDKVGYEKNAAGGLLAAGGLGAIISPPVLGAAAFLIADFLKISYLDVLLMATIPTILFYLGLFVMVEIDVRKYGMKNIHFPSAESAWQLTKKYWFHFFSLISIVVFMMFGFSPVMSVFWATVVSALSSMLREDTAIIPWAWFKGKEPILSGLYNSSLSKALSSGSTGVLAIAATCAGAGLIVGTVTLTGLGLKFSSIVIQYAGGSLLLTAIFTALIVWIVGLAVPVTASYIICAVIAAPALINLGVPAFAAHMFIFYYAVLSEVSPPTALSPFAAAAICKGNPYKTTLQTWKYVAPAILVPFMFVLDESGVSLLLMGSTSALEQADWMQIAWISFTAVVGIICLAGGLQGWFIEKTKVFERVIMVIAGVALAYPSTEADIIGFVGFGLVLITQSITHFKLNPKST from the coding sequence ATGAATCAAAATGTAATTGATAACGAAACCCAAGCAAAATTAGATGCCTTCATTAAGCAAGAAGAGGGTGACTCTAATGACTACAAAGGTCTGCTAGCTATATTCATTACGCTGGTGGCAATAGGTATGTCTTTATTTCATCTATATGCAGCCTATTCGATTGTTCCAACACATCAACTCAGAGTCATCCACGTTGCCCTAGTCTTGTTTTTAGTGTTCTTAAGCTTTCCTATTGCTGCTCGTTTTAAAAACCAGTTGAAATTTTGGGATGTTTTATTTGCCATATGCTCAGTTGCTATCGCCTATTACATTCTGGCAGGCGGCGATGATCTCATGGATAGAAACACCGCCCCAAACTCTACTGATGTCATGGTTGGTATCGCTCTCATACTACTCATCCTTGAGGGCGTGAGAAGAACCAACGGTATGGTGCTCGTCACCGTTACTGTACTTTTCTTGTTATATGCTTTCTTTGGCAACTACCTGCCCGCCCCTTGGACTCACAAAGGTTATGACTTAGATCGGCTTGTGGGTTACATGTACATGAGTCTTGAGGGCATCTATGGCACCGCAGTCGACGTCTCTGCAACCCTGATTATTCTTTTCACCATCTTTGGTGCCTTTTTGCAATTCACTGGCGCAGGAAAATTCTTTATCGACTTCTCTTTTGCCGCAATGGGCGGTAAATCATCTGGGGTAGGTAGAACGATTGTTTTATCCTCCTTCCTCATGGGTGGCCCATCAGGATCCGGTGTTGCAACTACCGTAACAGTCGGCTCTGTCGCTGCACCGATGCTTGATAAAGTAGGTTACGAAAAAAATGCCGCAGGTGGTCTTTTAGCTGCAGGTGGACTTGGTGCGATCATCTCACCACCAGTATTAGGAGCGGCCGCCTTTCTGATTGCCGACTTCCTCAAAATTTCCTACTTAGATGTGTTGCTCATGGCAACCATCCCTACGATTCTGTTCTACCTCGGTTTGTTTGTCATGGTGGAAATCGACGTACGTAAGTACGGCATGAAAAATATTCACTTTCCATCCGCGGAAAGCGCCTGGCAGTTAACCAAAAAATATTGGTTTCATTTTTTCTCTTTAATTTCTATTGTAGTTTTTATGATGTTTGGCTTCTCGCCAGTGATGTCAGTATTTTGGGCTACCGTTGTATCTGCACTGTCTAGTATGTTGCGCGAAGATACCGCGATCATTCCATGGGCCTGGTTTAAAGGTAAAGAACCCATTCTCTCTGGTCTCTACAATTCCAGCTTATCTAAGGCGCTCTCATCTGGCTCTACAGGCGTATTGGCAATTGCAGCAACCTGTGCGGGTGCGGGTCTCATCGTAGGTACCGTTACCCTCACTGGTCTGGGTCTCAAATTTAGCTCCATCGTGATTCAGTATGCGGGAGGTTCACTATTGCTAACGGCCATCTTTACAGCATTGATTGTCTGGATCGTCGGCCTTGCAGTACCAGTAACGGCCTCTTACATTATTTGTGCTGTGATCGCTGCGCCAGCACTCATTAACTTAGGTGTTCCCGCATTTGCCGCACACATGTTCATCTTCTATTACGCCGTACTTTCAGAGGTATCACCCCCAACTGCACTTTCTCCTTTTGCAGCAGCGGCAATCTGCAAAGGCAATCCCTATAAGACAACGCTACAGACATGGAAATACGTTGCCCCAGCAATTTTGGTGCCATTTATGTTTGTCCTCGATGAATCGGGTGTGAGCTTGCTCCTGATGGGATCTACCAGTGCTCTAGAGCAGGCTGACTGGATGCAGATTGCCTGGATTTCATTTACTGCTGTAGTTGGCATCATTTGTTTGGCTGGCGGCTTGCAGGGTTGGTTTATTGAAAAGACCAAAGTCTTTGAACGCGTCATCATGGTGATTGCTGGTGTGGCACTTGCCTACCCATCTACTGAAGCTGACATTATTGGATTCGTCGGATTTGGCTTGGTATTAATTACCCAGTCAATCACCCACTTCAAACTGAATCCTAAATCCACCTAA
- a CDS encoding mandelate racemase/muconate lactonizing enzyme family protein, with protein sequence MPIIESVSVAAVAVPLDKVTSFSTRTVSERHYCLVKVRGKDGNEGIGFCYVGSAGGDIAKIAVEQLLAPKLIGQNSHRSEGLWIDMYNESILQGRAGAVMRGISILDTALWDLNARAAKLPLHQYLGSVVDDRVPAYASGGYYLDGKTPAKLGKEMESYVKQGFKAVKMKVGRLSPREEEARVKAARKAVGEDVLLTLDANNAWRDLPTALEYIRRFEAYNPYWIEEPFSPDAIDLHAALARQTKINVATGEMEAGRWRFRELIEAGGVAILQSDAAVCGGITEWRRISAYADLKGVIVCPHWMHDLHAPLVAATPNARFVEFFLDDQVLNFRRLINKQLTFKNGDLILHKTPGLGFEFDESAIKKYAGKAAWTKII encoded by the coding sequence ATGCCCATTATTGAGTCAGTATCAGTTGCTGCAGTAGCGGTGCCCCTAGATAAGGTCACCTCCTTTTCCACTAGAACGGTTTCAGAGCGGCACTATTGCTTGGTCAAGGTACGTGGCAAGGATGGTAATGAGGGTATTGGATTTTGTTATGTCGGCAGTGCGGGTGGAGATATTGCCAAGATTGCAGTTGAGCAATTGCTGGCCCCAAAACTGATTGGTCAAAATAGTCACCGCAGCGAAGGTCTGTGGATCGACATGTATAACGAGTCTATTTTGCAAGGGCGCGCTGGTGCGGTGATGCGTGGCATCTCCATTCTCGATACGGCACTCTGGGACTTAAATGCCCGTGCTGCGAAATTACCTCTTCACCAATACTTAGGATCTGTCGTAGATGATCGCGTTCCAGCTTATGCCAGCGGTGGCTACTATCTGGATGGTAAAACGCCCGCCAAGTTGGGCAAAGAAATGGAATCCTACGTAAAACAGGGCTTTAAGGCTGTCAAAATGAAAGTAGGGCGCCTCTCACCAAGAGAAGAGGAGGCACGGGTTAAAGCTGCTCGTAAGGCCGTAGGTGAGGACGTTTTGCTTACCCTAGATGCCAATAATGCTTGGCGCGACCTGCCGACTGCTCTTGAATACATACGTCGTTTTGAGGCTTACAACCCCTATTGGATCGAGGAGCCATTTTCCCCAGATGCTATTGATCTGCATGCGGCCCTGGCCCGTCAAACCAAGATCAACGTGGCTACTGGTGAGATGGAGGCTGGACGCTGGCGCTTTAGAGAGCTCATTGAAGCTGGTGGCGTCGCTATTTTGCAGTCTGATGCGGCAGTCTGTGGCGGTATCACGGAGTGGCGTCGTATTTCTGCTTACGCAGATTTAAAGGGCGTGATTGTTTGCCCGCATTGGATGCATGATCTGCATGCTCCTTTAGTTGCAGCAACCCCAAATGCGCGTTTTGTGGAATTCTTCTTGGATGATCAGGTCTTGAACTTCCGCAGATTGATTAATAAGCAGCTCACCTTCAAGAATGGCGACTTGATTTTGCATAAGACGCCAGGCTTAGGATTTGAGTTTGATGAAAGTGCTATCAAAAAGTATGCTGGTAAGGCTGCTTGGACAAAGATTATTTAA
- a CDS encoding M23 family metallopeptidase: MKKIASQLPYLLKNVISVFGLSLIVFVSSTQAQQASSTSKTNKTPQVKQKTVSTSNKQAGIQLKENSLNRSTKSMSLNPELFKRIESADSNESGANLDYRVQRGCLRRSFGEENLPATLGLQNRDFNDFFKSQTKGFFNRMRGNCIPYALALGNRNRFESLSVMNGPLQDAKTEIWTFTPSAAGNFLIQQDYLREESKRFTEIQIALSAVLYDPKKVGDKLPVELVWELNSIIKQIYPEENNALENTNSIVRLIVDFGDKERWAQIWAVEIIEPSSSEVFASAFWVERSDIPGGFYTASGESIERTFWTNPLSYRRISRGVGSVRASSKKAAPPKNSSAVVAAPKQRYRTHMGIDYSAPIGTPIFSVATGKVVHLGYSGAFGNLIILEHPGNYRTYYAHLSSYNAELEVGNEVRRGLEIGYVGSTGRSTGPHLHFELRKDGVYVDPYAVKTQLDLWNMRDSDSGLLTREILLLGSPPMN; encoded by the coding sequence GTGAAAAAAATAGCGAGCCAATTGCCTTACTTATTGAAAAACGTCATCAGCGTTTTTGGACTCTCACTGATCGTATTCGTTTCTAGTACGCAAGCTCAACAAGCAAGTTCAACGAGTAAAACTAACAAAACCCCTCAGGTAAAGCAAAAAACGGTCAGCACTAGTAATAAGCAGGCCGGTATTCAGCTGAAAGAAAATTCACTCAATCGCTCTACCAAAAGTATGAGCTTAAATCCTGAATTGTTTAAACGGATTGAGAGTGCGGATAGCAATGAAAGTGGTGCGAATCTGGACTATCGCGTCCAGCGTGGTTGCTTGCGTCGGAGTTTTGGCGAAGAGAATCTTCCCGCAACTCTAGGTTTACAAAACCGAGACTTCAATGATTTCTTCAAATCTCAAACTAAAGGTTTTTTTAATCGGATGCGGGGCAATTGCATTCCTTATGCATTAGCCCTTGGTAACCGTAACCGCTTTGAATCCTTGAGCGTAATGAATGGCCCACTTCAGGATGCGAAGACTGAGATTTGGACTTTTACACCATCAGCAGCAGGTAATTTTTTAATTCAGCAGGACTACCTCAGAGAGGAGTCCAAGCGCTTTACGGAAATTCAAATAGCTCTGAGTGCTGTTTTATATGACCCCAAAAAAGTGGGTGATAAATTACCCGTTGAACTGGTTTGGGAGTTGAACTCCATCATTAAGCAAATTTACCCCGAAGAAAATAATGCGCTTGAAAATACAAATAGCATTGTTCGCCTGATTGTGGATTTTGGCGACAAGGAACGTTGGGCTCAAATTTGGGCGGTAGAAATCATTGAACCATCCTCCAGCGAAGTATTTGCCAGCGCTTTTTGGGTTGAGAGAAGCGATATCCCTGGGGGTTTTTATACTGCCAGTGGAGAATCGATTGAACGCACCTTCTGGACTAATCCCCTGAGCTATCGACGCATCTCCCGCGGGGTTGGTAGTGTCAGAGCATCAAGCAAAAAAGCTGCGCCACCAAAGAACAGTAGCGCTGTTGTTGCCGCCCCCAAGCAAAGATATCGCACCCATATGGGAATTGATTATTCTGCGCCAATTGGGACGCCAATCTTTAGCGTAGCCACAGGCAAGGTAGTGCATTTGGGTTATAGCGGCGCGTTTGGCAATCTCATCATTCTGGAGCATCCCGGAAACTACCGCACTTACTATGCACACTTGAGTAGCTACAACGCAGAACTGGAAGTAGGCAATGAAGTACGGCGTGGCCTTGAGATTGGCTATGTCGGATCAACTGGACGCTCCACCGGCCCCCATCTCCATTTTGAATTGAGAAAGGATGGGGTCTATGTTGATCCCTATGCAGTCAAAACCCAGCTGGATTTGTGGAATATGCGCGATAGCGATAGTGGATTACTCACTCGAGAAATTCTATTGCTGGGTTCGCCACCCATGAATTAG
- a CDS encoding universal stress protein: MFKHLLVPVDGSDVSKRSLKKVAELAKADKAAVTLLYVSDPMPPMVYSDSSMGYGISQKDHKKVCEAYAADVFKKASLLLGASVKASSLHISNSNLSEGILDAAKKSKADVIVMASHKRAGIKSVLLGSETHEVIVHSKMPVLVLG, encoded by the coding sequence ATGTTTAAGCACTTATTAGTACCAGTCGATGGTTCAGATGTGAGTAAAAGGTCCTTAAAAAAGGTAGCTGAGCTTGCAAAGGCCGATAAAGCTGCCGTGACATTGCTTTATGTTTCTGATCCAATGCCGCCGATGGTGTATTCCGATAGCTCGATGGGTTACGGAATTTCTCAAAAAGATCATAAGAAGGTCTGCGAAGCTTATGCCGCAGATGTCTTTAAAAAGGCCTCTCTGTTATTGGGTGCTAGCGTAAAAGCAAGCAGCCTTCATATCTCTAATAGCAATTTATCAGAGGGTATTTTGGATGCTGCTAAGAAATCCAAAGCTGATGTGATTGTGATGGCCTCACACAAGCGGGCCGGTATTAAGAGCGTCTTACTAGGTAGCGAAACGCACGAGGTGATTGTGCATTCCAAGATGCCAGTATTGGTGCTTGGTTAA
- a CDS encoding DUF2177 family protein — protein MYFSFLLTLIIIDLIWLLGIARNLYRDEMGSLMASEPKLWAGLAFYLLYALGASIFVIFPAISKQSWVYAAQYGALFGFFCYMTYDLTNLAVIRDFPMRLAFVDIAWGSAVTALSATIAYWVGNRMA, from the coding sequence GTGTATTTTTCGTTCCTCTTAACACTGATCATCATTGATTTGATTTGGCTGCTTGGCATTGCCAGAAACCTCTATCGTGACGAAATGGGCTCACTCATGGCTAGCGAGCCAAAATTGTGGGCAGGACTGGCTTTTTATCTCTTATATGCGCTTGGGGCATCGATTTTCGTGATCTTTCCAGCAATCTCAAAACAGTCTTGGGTGTATGCAGCGCAGTATGGCGCCCTATTTGGTTTCTTTTGCTACATGACTTACGATCTCACCAATCTCGCAGTGATTCGTGACTTTCCCATGCGCCTGGCATTTGTAGACATTGCCTGGGGATCTGCTGTTACTGCACTATCCGCAACCATTGCCTACTGGGTTGGCAATCGGATGGCTTAA